A region of the Oleidesulfovibrio alaskensis DSM 16109 genome:
GCGGCGAGTATTGACCTGCGGCGCCGGGGGTTGTACGTGCTTTTTCTGATGGTCCGGTATATGTCTGTCCGTGCGGTTCTGACCGGCATGCCCGCAGGAACCGTATGGGGGGAAAAACTTGCTTGCTCCGCAGGCGGGATATGGCGTATGCGTGAATCCTGTAGTTTATTTCAGTATCTGCCCGGGGCCGGCGGTTGCGGAGTCCGGGCGGCAAGCCCCCGCACTCTGTTGCCGGTGGGCGGAAAAGCAGGAGAAGGCAAGGTGTTGTCCGCTGCATGGACAGGTTCGGCGCCGGTGGAATTGCTGTCCTTTGCTCCGGCATATGGTACGGTACGCATCATGTCAGCCATGCATCATCGCCGCGGACGCAGCGGTGCGCTCCGCGTTCTGTCCGCCCGGCGTTTTTTCCGGGCAGTATGTACACACAGGGCTGTACACCGCATGGGGCATGTGCTCCGCGCCTGTTTTGCGCCGGATACGTTTTTTTCTTTGTTCCGCGCCGGTAGCGGCTCTGCCGAAGTCCGGCACGGCATTGTTCCGGCATATATATCTGCGTTTCACGGTCCGGCACCGCACACCGGTGCCGGCGTTTTCGTTCATATAAATGGATAGTCCAGGGAATATTATGGAAGTGATATCCTTACAGTCCCGGGATGCCGCGTTTGCCGCAGAGGTCGCCCGCCGCAGCGGGCAGAATCTGGCCACATGTTACCAGTGCGGTAACTGTACGGCCGGATGTCCGTATACCTTTGTGTACGACATTCCTGTCAGCAGGATCATGCGTCTGGTGCAAATGGGCAGAAGAGACGAAGTGTTGCGGTGCCGTTCGCTGTGGCTGTGCGCCAGCTGTCAGTCGTGCACCACACGTTGTCCCAATAACATTGATGTGGCCCGCGTGGTCGACGTGCTGCGCCATATGGCGCGAGAAGCAGGATACGCCACCGAAGGCGCTGTCAAAAGCTTCGGCGATGCTTTTCTGGCATCGGTGGAGCGGCATGGCCGTGTCTACGAAATGGGTATGCTGGTCAACTATGTGCTGAAGACCGGCCGTTTCTGGACCGATTATGATCTTGCTCCCACGGTGCTGCCCAAGGGCAAGATCGGGTTCCGGCCGCATACCATTCAGGGTGCCGGTCATGTGGCGGCCATATTCCGCCGTTTCCGCGAGCGGCAGCAGGAAGACCGGCAGGCTGTTTCCGCCGCCGGCCCTGCCGCTGAGAGCAAGGGAGGCAGCCGATGAGTCTTGCCACTGTAGCGTATTATCCGGGCTGTTCGGGCGGCGGCACGTCTGCCGAGTACGAAAAGTCGACTCAGGCCGTTTTCCGCGCACTGGGCGTGCGGCTGGAAGAACTGCCTGACTGGAGCTGCTGCGGTTCCACACCCGCACACACGGTCAACCATGTGCTTTCGGCAGCATTGTCGGCGCGCAATCTGGCCATTGCCGCCACGGCGGGCCACAGCGTGGTGACCACCCCCTGTCCCAGCTGTCTTTCCAACCTGCGCACTGCTGCGCATAAAATGGAAGATGCGGAATTCCGCAGTCAGGTTTCGGCATTGCTGCATGACGGTGCCGCTGATGCCGATGTTGAAACGGGAGCGGATGTCGACGTGCGTTCGACCCTGCAGATACTGGCGGAAGAAGTGGGTGCGCAGGCTGTGCAGGAAAAGGTGCGCAAGCCCCTGAGCGGCCTGAAGGTGGCCTGCTATTACGGCTGCATTATGAACCGGCCCCCCGGTCTGATGCAGTTTGACGACCCCGAACACCCCATGGCCATGGACAGGCTGATGGAAGCCTGCGGGGCCGAGGTGGTGCCTTTTCCGCTGAAGGTTGAATGCTGCGGAGCGGCATTCGGCATGCCGCGCCGCGATATTGTTTCCGAACTTTCGGGGCGCCTGCTGGACGCCGCGGCGGACTGCGGTGCCGATGCCGTGGTGGCTGCCTGTCCTCTCTGCCAGATGAACCTTGACATGCGTCAGGGACAGGTGAATGCGGCCCGCGGTTCGCGGCACGCACTGCCTGTGTTTTATTTTACCCAGCTGATGGGGCTTTCCTTCGGTCTTGCACCGGCGGACGTGGGCCTTGCCAAGCTGGTTGTGGACCCCGGCCCCTGCCTCCGCGCGGCAGGCGTGCTCTAACGCCAAGGAGATGAAACCATGCGCATAGGCGTTTTCGTCTGCCACTGCGGGAGCAACATCGCCGCCACCGTCGACTGTCCTTCGGTTGCGGAGACGGCACGGATGTTCCCCGATGTGGTGTATTCCACCGATACCATGTACGCCTGTTCCGAACCGGGGCAGGAGGGTATAGTGCAGTCCATTGCCGAGCATAATCTGGACGGCGTGGTGGTGGCTTCCTGTTCGCCCCGCATGCACGAACCCACCTTCCGGCGCGCGCTGGAGCGTGCCGGGCTGAACCGCTACATGCTGGAAATGGCAAACATCCGCGAACATGTTTCGTGGATCGGCAAAGATATCAGACGCAACACGGTCAAGGCCTCGGACCTGATACGTATGGCCGTGGAAAAGCTGCGCCATAACGCTCCCCTTACGCCCAAGCACTTCGAGGTGACCCGCAGAGCGCTGGTCATCGGCGGCGGCGTGGCGGGCATTCAGGCCGCGCTGGACTGTGCCGATGCAGGCATAGAAGTGATCATGGTGGAGCGCGAACCCAGCATAGGCGGCAAAATGGCCAAGCTGGACAAGACGTTTCCCACTGTGGACTGTTCGTCCTGCATTCTCGGTCCCAAGATGGTGGACGTGGCTCAGCATCCCAACATCACGCTGTACGCCGCTGCCGAAGTGGACGAGATAAGCGGCTATGTGGGTAACTTTGAGGTCAAAATCCGCCGCAGGCAGACCTATGTTGACTGGTCCAAATGTACCGGTTGCGGCCTGTGCATGGAAAAATGCCCCAGCAAAAAAAGCTTCGACCGCTTTAACGAAGGGGTGGCCACAACCACGGCCATCAATATACCCTTTCCGCAGGCCATTCCCAAAAAGGCTTCCATCGATCCCGACTACTGCCGCAAGCTGCAGGGTAAAAAATGCGGCGTGTGTGAAAAGTTCTGCCCCATGGGCTGCATCGATTTCGAGCAGCAGGAGACCGTGGTCACCGAAAAAGTGGGCGCCATTGTGGCGGCCACGGGGTACGATCTTTTTGACTACACGGTGTACGGCCAGTACGGCGCCGGAAAATACCCCGATGTCATCACATCGCTGCAGTACGAACGCCTGATGAATGCCTCCGGCCCCACCGGCGGCCACATCAAGCGTCCTTCGGACGGCAGGGAACCCAAGGAAGTGGTTTTCATCCAGTGCGTGGGGTCGCGCGACCCCGCCGTGGGCAGACCCTACTGCAGCGGATTCTGCTGCATGTATACCGCCAAACAGGCGGTGCTGACCAAAGACCACATCCCCGATTCCAACTCCTATGTTTTTTACATGGATATCCGCGCCCCCGGCAAAGGATACGACGAGTTTACGCGGCGCGCTCAGGAACAGTACGACGTGCAGTATGTGCGCGGCCGTGTTTCCATGATTTTCCCGCGCGGCGACAAGCTGGTGGTACGCGGTGCCGACACGCTGGCAGGCACGCAGGTAGAGGTTGAAGCCGACCTTGTGGTGCTGGCAGTGGGGGTTGAGGCTGCTCATGGTGCGCCTCAGCTGGCCGAAAAACTGCGTATTTCCTACGATCAGTACGGCTTTTTCATGGAGTCGCACCCCAAGCTGAAACCCGTGGAAACCAACACCGCCGGTGTGTATCTGGCCGGAGCCTGTCAGGGCGCCAAGGATATTCCCACATCAGTGGGACAGGGCAGTGCCGCGGCTTCCAAGGTGCTGACACTGTTCTCGCGTGAAATGCTTGAGTCGGACCCGCAGGTTGCCAAGGTTGATACGGCGCGCTGCGTGGGCTGCATGAAGTGCGCCATGACATGTCCTTTCGGCGCGGTGCGTGAAACGCAGGACCGTGCAGGCAATGTGAAGGCGGACGTGCTGGAAACCGTGTGTCAGGGCTGCGGCATTTGCACGGCAACCTGTCCGCACGGGGCCATTCAGCTGCAGCATTTCACAGACAACCAGATTCTTGCGGAGGTTAATGCCTTATGTCCGCCCCTGATGGACGAGAGCTTCGAATAGTCGGCTTTCTTTGCAACTGGTGCTCCTACGGGGGGGCGGATACCGCGGGTGTGGGCCGTTTTGTGCAGCCCACCGACCTGCGCATTGTCCGTGTTCCCTGCTCCGGCCGCATTGATCCGTTGTTTATTGTACGCGCGCTTATCAGCGGTGCTGACGGCGTGCTTGTATCGGGCTGTCACCCCCGTGACTGCCATTATGCAGCGGGCAACTATTATGCCCGCAGGCGGCTTGAAATGCTCAAGCAGTTTTTGCCGGTCACCGGTATCGATCCTGCCCGGTTCGAGTACACATGGGTGTCCGCTTCCGAAGGGCAGCGCTGGCAGCATGTGGTGACAACATTCACCAGCCGCATACATGATCTCGGCCCCGCGCCCAGAATGACAGGCGGAAACGGCTATGCCGAACTGGCCGACATCGAGCGTGCGGTGCAGGCCGGTCAGGGATGCCCCTGCCATCTCAAGGAGGTGCGCTCATGAGCGTGCTGCAGGAATTGAAAGAACAGATACGCGCCGCCCTGCCGGAACTCGACATGGTTCTGGGCTGGGAGCAGGGCTTTGACGCCCTGCACATGCGGCCTTTGTTTATCCGTACCGAAAAAGATCTTGAGCGGCTTGTGCTCAACCCGCTGTGCGTGCACAGCCTTGCCACCTATCTGCCGGGTCTGCTGCGCGGGGCCGGAAACGATAAAAAGGTGGGCCTTGTGGTCAAAGGCTGTGATTCGCGTGCGGTCATACAGCTGGTGCAGGAAAAGCTCATCCCCCGCGACAGAGTGGTCATGTTCGGCTTCGGCTGCAACGGCATAGTAAGCCTGCAGAAGCTGGAAGCCGGAGCACAGGGCTGTACCGGAATCGGCAGCGTGGAGTTTGCCGGCGACAAGGTTGTGCTTTCGGCGCCGGATACCAAGGTGGAACTGCCGTTTGCAGAGATACGCAGCGGTAAATGTGAAACCTGCCGGTATCATAACGCCATAGATGCCGATCATTTTGCCGGAGCCCGTGTGGAAGAGGGCGCAGTGCCCGCAAAGCATCCCACACTGGAAGAGTTTGAAAAACTGCCGTTGTCCGAGCGTTTTGCTTTCTGGCAGGAGCAGATGCGGCGCTGTGTGCGTTGTTACGCCTGCCGCAACACCTGCCCCATGTGCGTATGCCGGGACCACTGCATTGCCACGTCGCGCAATCCGCACTGGCTTACGCAGGAATCCAGCACCGCGGAGAACTTCATGTTCCAGATGATCCATGTGATGCACCTGACAGGGCGCTGTGTGGAGTGCGGTGAATGTGAACGCGCCTGTCCGCTGGATATCCCGCTTATGCTGCTGCGCCGCTCCATGAACGGAGTGGTCAGGGAGCTTTTTGCCTACGAAAGCGGTACCGACCCCGATGCCACGCCCCCTCTGCTTACCTATCAGGTAGAGGAAGAGACCATTAACGAGCGAGGCTGGTAATGAGCAGACAATTCATCAGCCATGACAAGATGACCGCGTGGCTCGACGCACTTTCACGCGACCGCGCCGTACTGGTGCCCATGGACGACTGCGGCACGGTGACGTTCCGCCCTTATGTGCCCGGGCGCAAGGCGCTGCTGGACAAGATGCCCGTGCGGGCTCCGAAGGAAGGGGTTTTTCCGCAGACGGAAACTTTGCTGCGCTTTAAGTACGACAAGGATCCCGAAAATCTGGACAGGGTGAAAGTGCAGGTGCGCGAAGTCCTGCCCACACAGAAGGCTGTGGTGGTGGGAGGACGTCCCTGCGGCGCCCGCGGGCAGCTTATTCTTGACCGTGTGTACAACTGCGACACCATGCGCGACCCGTACTACGTAAGCCGCCGCGAAAACACCCTGTATGTTACCGTGGCCTGTACCAGCGCCGAGAGTACCTGCTTCTGCCACAGCGTGGGCAGCGGGCCGGATGATTCCGAAGGTTCCGACGTGCTGCTGGTGCCCGTAGAGGGCGGTTATGTGGCTGAAGGAGTGACGGAAAGAGGCCGTGAGCTGCTGGCGGAAGGCGACTTTGAGTCTGCCTCGCAGGCACGCATGGACGAGGCCGGTGCCGTCATCAGCCGCACCCGCGGTCAGCTGGGCGAAGCCCATGACTATTCAGACGCGCCCCGCAAGCTGCTGGAGCGGTTCGACGATATGGACTTCTGGAATGAACAGGCAGCCATATGCATAAGCTGCGGCGCCTGTACCTACCTTTGTCCCACCTGCTACTGCTTTAACATGACCGATGAACAGTCTGGTCTGCAGGGCAAACGTCTGCGCACCTGGGATACCTGCATGTCGTTCGAGTTCACGCTGGAAGGCAGCGGGCACAACCCCAGACCCACCAAGGCTCACCGCCTGCGCAACCGCATGGGCCATAAGTTTGCCTATTACCCCGAACTGCACGAAGGGCTGATAGCCTGCTGCGGGTGCGGCCGCTGCATCAAAAGCTGCCCTGTCTCGCTGGATATCCGCGCCGTGGTGCAGGCCGCACAGAATCATAACGCAGTCCCTGAAGAAGCCGAGGAGAAAGCCGATGCATAACAACCCCAGCCTGCCTGCTCTGGCAACTGTTTTGGAGGTTGTGGAAGAAACGCCCAACATCAAGACCTTTCGTGTCCGCTTCAACGACGAA
Encoded here:
- a CDS encoding CoB--CoM heterodisulfide reductase iron-sulfur subunit A family protein, yielding MRIGVFVCHCGSNIAATVDCPSVAETARMFPDVVYSTDTMYACSEPGQEGIVQSIAEHNLDGVVVASCSPRMHEPTFRRALERAGLNRYMLEMANIREHVSWIGKDIRRNTVKASDLIRMAVEKLRHNAPLTPKHFEVTRRALVIGGGVAGIQAALDCADAGIEVIMVEREPSIGGKMAKLDKTFPTVDCSSCILGPKMVDVAQHPNITLYAAAEVDEISGYVGNFEVKIRRRQTYVDWSKCTGCGLCMEKCPSKKSFDRFNEGVATTTAINIPFPQAIPKKASIDPDYCRKLQGKKCGVCEKFCPMGCIDFEQQETVVTEKVGAIVAATGYDLFDYTVYGQYGAGKYPDVITSLQYERLMNASGPTGGHIKRPSDGREPKEVVFIQCVGSRDPAVGRPYCSGFCCMYTAKQAVLTKDHIPDSNSYVFYMDIRAPGKGYDEFTRRAQEQYDVQYVRGRVSMIFPRGDKLVVRGADTLAGTQVEVEADLVVLAVGVEAAHGAPQLAEKLRISYDQYGFFMESHPKLKPVETNTAGVYLAGACQGAKDIPTSVGQGSAAASKVLTLFSREMLESDPQVAKVDTARCVGCMKCAMTCPFGAVRETQDRAGNVKADVLETVCQGCGICTATCPHGAIQLQHFTDNQILAEVNALCPPLMDESFE
- a CDS encoding CoB--CoM heterodisulfide reductase iron-sulfur subunit B family protein, which produces MSLATVAYYPGCSGGGTSAEYEKSTQAVFRALGVRLEELPDWSCCGSTPAHTVNHVLSAALSARNLAIAATAGHSVVTTPCPSCLSNLRTAAHKMEDAEFRSQVSALLHDGAADADVETGADVDVRSTLQILAEEVGAQAVQEKVRKPLSGLKVACYYGCIMNRPPGLMQFDDPEHPMAMDRLMEACGAEVVPFPLKVECCGAAFGMPRRDIVSELSGRLLDAAADCGADAVVAACPLCQMNLDMRQGQVNAARGSRHALPVFYFTQLMGLSFGLAPADVGLAKLVVDPGPCLRAAGVL
- a CDS encoding 4Fe-4S dicluster domain-containing protein yields the protein MSRQFISHDKMTAWLDALSRDRAVLVPMDDCGTVTFRPYVPGRKALLDKMPVRAPKEGVFPQTETLLRFKYDKDPENLDRVKVQVREVLPTQKAVVVGGRPCGARGQLILDRVYNCDTMRDPYYVSRRENTLYVTVACTSAESTCFCHSVGSGPDDSEGSDVLLVPVEGGYVAEGVTERGRELLAEGDFESASQARMDEAGAVISRTRGQLGEAHDYSDAPRKLLERFDDMDFWNEQAAICISCGACTYLCPTCYCFNMTDEQSGLQGKRLRTWDTCMSFEFTLEGSGHNPRPTKAHRLRNRMGHKFAYYPELHEGLIACCGCGRCIKSCPVSLDIRAVVQAAQNHNAVPEEAEEKADA
- a CDS encoding 4Fe-4S dicluster domain-containing protein; translation: MEVISLQSRDAAFAAEVARRSGQNLATCYQCGNCTAGCPYTFVYDIPVSRIMRLVQMGRRDEVLRCRSLWLCASCQSCTTRCPNNIDVARVVDVLRHMAREAGYATEGAVKSFGDAFLASVERHGRVYEMGMLVNYVLKTGRFWTDYDLAPTVLPKGKIGFRPHTIQGAGHVAAIFRRFRERQQEDRQAVSAAGPAAESKGGSR
- a CDS encoding hydrogenase iron-sulfur subunit, with the translated sequence MSAPDGRELRIVGFLCNWCSYGGADTAGVGRFVQPTDLRIVRVPCSGRIDPLFIVRALISGADGVLVSGCHPRDCHYAAGNYYARRRLEMLKQFLPVTGIDPARFEYTWVSASEGQRWQHVVTTFTSRIHDLGPAPRMTGGNGYAELADIERAVQAGQGCPCHLKEVRS
- a CDS encoding 4Fe-4S dicluster domain-containing protein — encoded protein: MSVLQELKEQIRAALPELDMVLGWEQGFDALHMRPLFIRTEKDLERLVLNPLCVHSLATYLPGLLRGAGNDKKVGLVVKGCDSRAVIQLVQEKLIPRDRVVMFGFGCNGIVSLQKLEAGAQGCTGIGSVEFAGDKVVLSAPDTKVELPFAEIRSGKCETCRYHNAIDADHFAGARVEEGAVPAKHPTLEEFEKLPLSERFAFWQEQMRRCVRCYACRNTCPMCVCRDHCIATSRNPHWLTQESSTAENFMFQMIHVMHLTGRCVECGECERACPLDIPLMLLRRSMNGVVRELFAYESGTDPDATPPLLTYQVEEETINERGW